A window from Spirochaetota bacterium encodes these proteins:
- the lon gene encoding endopeptidase La — MEQSNNSGNGNGNAGNAPETGQLIIAKEILPEILSIIPISHRPIFPGMMIPIVLTGDFMIDTANKILESDNKVGGVVLARDLREGLPRSEDMYTVGVAVKVLRVTPIDEKTIQMMINALGRFTQKKVLQDSPLIQWQVDHHTEEDYTGSEVMKAYSKAIISSVKDLIKSNSLFQEELKLFLNRFTVEDPGKLADFVASMTSADAAEVQDILETFDVRKRVEKVLVLMKKEIELSKLQEKITKQIEQRISKQQKEFFLREQLKEIKKELGLEKDEKTTEIEQFEDRIKKLKLTEEAARKIDEEMNKLKLLEPHSAEYGVARNYLDWLTTLPWGVYSTDNYDIKKAKKILDRDHYGLDDIKDRILEFISTGKMKGNITGSIICFVGPPGVGKTSIGKSVAEALNRKFFRFSLGGMRDEAEIKGHRRTYIGAMPGKIIQSLKTVGVANPVIMLDEIDKIGASFQGDPASALLEVLDPEQNSNFLDHYIDLRFDLSNILFIATANQMDTIPAPLLDRMEVMKLSGYIQEEKVQIATRYLVPKQLMAHGLKKGDVDIDKASLRMIIHGYAREAGVRSLENNIKRIMRKSTRRFAEGNTKKIKISPKSLPDFLGNPRFTDESLYDKKMAGVVMGLAWTSMGGATLYIEATAVPSKMKGFKQTGQLGDVMKESSEIAYTYVSSRVRDYGIKENFFNENMIHLHVPAGATPKDGPSAGITMATALYSLAKNRPIKLHIAMTGELTITGKVLPIGGVKEKTIAAKRAGVKTIIFPFENKKDYDELPKYIVKGLKVHFVNYFDEVLKIVF; from the coding sequence ATGGAACAGTCAAATAATTCAGGCAACGGCAACGGCAATGCGGGCAATGCCCCTGAGACAGGGCAGCTGATTATCGCGAAAGAGATCCTGCCCGAAATTCTTTCAATAATTCCCATATCGCACCGCCCCATCTTCCCCGGCATGATGATCCCCATCGTGCTGACCGGGGATTTCATGATAGACACGGCCAACAAGATCCTCGAGTCGGACAACAAGGTCGGCGGCGTGGTGCTGGCCAGGGATCTCCGCGAGGGACTGCCCCGCTCCGAGGACATGTACACGGTCGGCGTGGCGGTGAAGGTCCTCCGGGTGACGCCCATCGACGAGAAGACCATCCAGATGATGATCAACGCCCTGGGCCGCTTCACCCAGAAGAAGGTGCTCCAGGACAGCCCCCTGATCCAGTGGCAGGTGGATCACCATACCGAGGAGGACTACACCGGCTCGGAGGTGATGAAGGCCTACTCCAAGGCGATCATCTCATCTGTGAAGGACCTGATCAAGTCCAACTCCCTCTTCCAGGAGGAGCTGAAACTCTTCCTCAACCGCTTCACCGTGGAGGACCCGGGGAAGCTCGCCGATTTCGTCGCCTCCATGACCTCCGCCGACGCGGCCGAGGTGCAGGATATCCTGGAGACCTTCGACGTGCGCAAGCGCGTCGAGAAGGTCCTGGTGCTCATGAAAAAGGAGATCGAGCTCTCCAAACTGCAGGAGAAGATCACCAAGCAGATCGAGCAGCGCATCTCCAAGCAGCAGAAGGAGTTCTTCCTCAGGGAGCAGCTCAAGGAGATCAAGAAGGAGCTGGGCCTGGAGAAGGACGAAAAGACCACCGAGATCGAGCAGTTCGAGGATCGCATCAAGAAGCTCAAGCTCACCGAGGAGGCGGCCAGGAAGATCGACGAGGAGATGAACAAGCTGAAGCTCCTGGAGCCCCATTCGGCCGAGTACGGCGTGGCGCGCAATTACCTCGACTGGCTCACCACGCTGCCCTGGGGCGTGTATTCCACCGACAATTACGACATCAAGAAGGCGAAAAAGATACTGGACCGGGACCATTACGGCCTCGACGACATCAAGGACCGGATCCTGGAGTTCATCAGCACCGGCAAGATGAAGGGAAACATCACCGGCTCCATCATATGCTTCGTGGGCCCTCCGGGCGTGGGAAAGACCTCCATCGGCAAGTCCGTGGCCGAGGCGCTCAACCGCAAGTTCTTCCGCTTCTCCCTGGGCGGGATGCGCGACGAGGCCGAGATCAAGGGCCACCGCCGCACCTACATCGGCGCCATGCCGGGCAAGATCATCCAGAGCCTGAAGACCGTGGGCGTGGCCAACCCCGTCATCATGCTCGACGAGATCGACAAGATCGGCGCGAGCTTCCAGGGCGACCCGGCCTCGGCGCTCCTGGAGGTGCTGGACCCGGAGCAGAACTCGAACTTCCTCGACCACTACATCGACCTCCGCTTCGACCTGTCGAACATCCTCTTCATCGCCACGGCGAACCAGATGGACACCATACCGGCGCCGCTCCTCGACCGCATGGAGGTGATGAAGCTCTCCGGCTACATCCAGGAGGAGAAGGTGCAGATCGCCACGCGCTACCTGGTGCCGAAGCAGCTCATGGCGCACGGCCTGAAGAAGGGCGATGTCGATATCGACAAGGCGAGCCTCCGCATGATCATCCACGGCTACGCCCGGGAGGCCGGCGTCCGGAGCCTGGAGAACAACATCAAGAGGATCATGCGCAAATCGACGCGGCGCTTCGCCGAGGGGAACACCAAGAAGATCAAGATCTCGCCGAAGAGCCTTCCCGATTTCCTGGGGAACCCGCGCTTCACCGACGAGTCGCTCTATGACAAGAAAATGGCCGGCGTGGTCATGGGTCTGGCCTGGACCAGCATGGGCGGCGCCACCCTCTACATAGAGGCCACGGCCGTTCCGTCGAAGATGAAGGGCTTCAAGCAGACGGGCCAGCTGGGCGACGTGATGAAGGAGTCGTCGGAGATCGCCTACACCTACGTGAGCTCGCGGGTGAGGGACTACGGCATAAAGGAGAATTTCTTCAACGAGAACATGATCCACCTCCACGTGCCGGCAGGCGCGACCCCGAAGGACGGCCCCTCGGCCGGCATCACCATGGCCACGGCGCTCTACTCCCTGGCGAAGAACAGGCCTATCAAGCTCCACATCGCCATGACCGGCGAGCTCACCATCACCGGTAAGGTGCTTCCCATCGGCGGGGTGAAGGAGAAGACCATCGCGGCCAAGCGCGCCGGGGTGAAGACCATCATCTTCCCCTTCGAGAACAAGAAAGATTACGACGAGCTGCCGAAGTACATCGTGAAGGGCCTGAAGGTGCATTTCGTGAACTACTTCGACGAGGTCCTGAAGATCGTGTTCTGA
- a CDS encoding amidophosphoribosyltransferase: protein MGGFFGVVSKDDCVSDLFFGTDYHSHLGTKRGGMAVLGDNGFKRSIHDISNAPFRSKFDDDLPKFRGRRGIGVISDFEDQPLIINSHLGAYSIVTVGVIKNFEALIKAAYGKRTTHFSEMSGGEINPTELVATLINQEANFVDGITRAQESIEGSCSILLLTHGGIYAARDRLGRTPIVIGKKPGAHAAAFETCSFPNLDYETVKYLGPGEIVLMTEEGVKTVKEPGGRMQICSFLWVYYGYPPSCYENINVEAVRNRCGAALAKNDTTPIDVVAGIPDSGVAHAIGYANESKKPYQRPFVKYTPTWPRSFMPQDQAIRDLVAKMKLIPVRELIHGKRILFSDDSIVRGTQLKDTIQRLYDYGAREVHMRPACPPLVYGCKFLNFSRSRSALDLAGRLAIKELEGTDDAHLEEYASGKGDRYCAMVERIRLRLGLTTLQYQKLEDLVEAIGLPKDKVCTYCWDGVE, encoded by the coding sequence ATGGGCGGATTTTTCGGTGTTGTTTCCAAGGACGACTGCGTGAGCGACCTTTTTTTCGGGACCGATTATCATTCCCACCTCGGCACCAAGCGGGGGGGCATGGCGGTTCTGGGGGATAACGGCTTCAAGCGAAGCATCCATGACATTTCCAACGCGCCGTTCCGGTCAAAATTCGACGATGATCTGCCCAAGTTCAGGGGCCGCAGGGGGATCGGCGTCATCAGCGACTTCGAGGACCAGCCCCTCATCATCAACTCGCACCTCGGCGCCTATTCCATCGTCACGGTCGGCGTCATAAAGAATTTCGAAGCGCTGATAAAAGCGGCCTACGGCAAGCGCACTACGCACTTCTCCGAGATGAGCGGCGGCGAGATCAATCCCACGGAGCTGGTGGCCACCCTCATCAACCAGGAGGCGAATTTCGTGGACGGCATCACCCGCGCCCAGGAATCGATCGAAGGATCCTGCTCAATCCTGCTCCTTACCCATGGCGGCATCTACGCCGCCCGGGACCGCCTGGGCCGGACCCCCATCGTGATCGGAAAAAAGCCGGGCGCCCATGCCGCGGCTTTCGAGACCTGCTCCTTCCCCAACCTGGATTACGAGACCGTGAAATACCTTGGGCCCGGGGAGATCGTCCTCATGACCGAGGAGGGCGTCAAAACCGTGAAGGAGCCCGGTGGCCGCATGCAGATATGCTCCTTCCTCTGGGTCTATTACGGGTATCCGCCCTCATGCTACGAGAACATCAACGTGGAGGCGGTGCGGAACCGCTGCGGCGCCGCCCTGGCGAAAAATGATACGACCCCCATCGACGTGGTGGCGGGCATTCCCGATTCCGGCGTGGCCCACGCCATCGGGTACGCCAACGAGTCGAAAAAGCCGTACCAGCGCCCCTTTGTGAAATACACACCCACCTGGCCCCGGAGCTTCATGCCCCAGGACCAGGCGATCCGGGACCTGGTGGCAAAAATGAAGCTCATCCCGGTGCGGGAGCTGATCCACGGGAAACGCATCCTCTTCAGCGACGATTCCATCGTCCGCGGCACCCAGCTGAAGGACACCATACAGAGGCTATACGACTATGGCGCCAGGGAGGTCCACATGCGGCCCGCCTGCCCGCCCCTGGTGTACGGGTGCAAGTTTCTGAATTTTTCGCGTTCCCGGTCCGCCCTGGACCTGGCGGGCCGCCTTGCCATCAAGGAGCTGGAAGGCACTGATGACGCGCATCTTGAAGAATACGCCTCCGGCAAGGGGGACCGGTACTGTGCCATGGTGGAGCGGATCCGCCTCCGCCTGGGCCTCACGACACTGCAGTACCAGAAGCTGGAGGACCTGGTGGAAGCCATCGGCCTTCCGAAAGACAAAGTCTGCACCTATTGCTGGGACGGGGTTGAATAA
- a CDS encoding VOC family protein, protein MDKVVHFEIPYDNKERASRFYRDIFGWSLLDIPDTDYTMVYAAETDEDNMVMEKGAINGGMFPREAEASKPMIVIGVQSIDETIKQVVASGGRVVTLKQPIPNGSYARVADSEGNIIGLADSSK, encoded by the coding sequence ATGGATAAAGTAGTTCACTTTGAAATACCCTATGACAACAAGGAGCGGGCATCCAGGTTCTACCGGGACATTTTCGGGTGGAGCCTCCTGGATATCCCGGACACGGATTACACCATGGTCTACGCGGCGGAGACGGACGAAGACAACATGGTCATGGAAAAAGGCGCGATCAACGGCGGCATGTTTCCGCGCGAAGCCGAGGCGTCAAAGCCGATGATAGTTATCGGGGTCCAGTCGATTGACGAAACCATTAAGCAAGTCGTGGCCTCCGGCGGCAGGGTGGTCACGCTCAAGCAGCCGATCCCGAACGGCTCCTACGCCAGGGTGGCAGACAGCGAGGGGAACATCATCGGCCTGGCCGATTCGTCCAAATAG
- a CDS encoding response regulator transcription factor: MNLNISLVLTLEKKPPLALQALLYLPVLALMAPISASPGLFFRYAEHMGRWKFEPAYDSPWFYITMCFILAYSAAFIALLAFRRNKTGLNRERRQMDVILGAFISTTVLVNLTQFIIPTFKLYRIPDIGPSGHALYLVGLYYAVFRLGFMSEKQLINTDELIGHISEMVVLTDRENRIVLMNGPAKNVISGGITANAPCFFNVIDGNATIRELFNELSAGPAHTATLRISYKKGADRVHTDSYVSRITDRFSDHAGFLVISSENRGRKTMQEAYRITDREFEVIELSVAGRTNLEIARALTIAERTVETHLVNIYNKLKVGNKIELMNMAIRFGLVAGSQKKDTAVDPHQ; the protein is encoded by the coding sequence ATGAACCTGAACATAAGCCTGGTTCTCACGCTGGAAAAAAAGCCGCCCCTTGCGCTGCAGGCCCTGTTGTACCTGCCGGTGCTGGCCCTCATGGCGCCGATATCCGCCAGCCCCGGGCTTTTTTTCAGGTACGCGGAACACATGGGCAGGTGGAAATTCGAACCGGCCTATGATAGCCCCTGGTTCTATATCACGATGTGTTTCATCCTCGCGTACTCGGCGGCATTCATCGCCCTCCTTGCCTTTCGCAGAAATAAAACCGGGTTGAACAGGGAGCGGCGGCAGATGGATGTCATCCTGGGCGCGTTCATCTCGACAACGGTACTGGTTAACCTTACCCAGTTCATCATCCCCACATTCAAATTATACCGCATACCCGATATCGGCCCTTCAGGCCATGCCCTCTATCTTGTCGGGCTCTATTACGCGGTGTTCAGGCTCGGGTTCATGTCGGAAAAACAGCTCATCAACACTGACGAACTGATAGGCCATATCAGCGAAATGGTCGTTCTCACTGACAGAGAGAACAGGATAGTGCTGATGAACGGTCCGGCGAAAAACGTGATCTCAGGCGGTATCACAGCGAACGCCCCCTGCTTCTTTAACGTGATTGATGGAAACGCCACAATCCGTGAACTATTCAATGAACTCTCTGCCGGCCCGGCGCACACCGCGACCCTTCGCATCAGCTATAAAAAGGGCGCGGACCGTGTCCACACGGATTCGTACGTTTCCCGTATTACGGACCGGTTTTCCGATCATGCCGGATTCCTGGTCATTTCCAGCGAGAACAGGGGAAGAAAAACGATGCAGGAAGCCTACAGGATCACCGACCGGGAGTTCGAGGTCATCGAGCTCTCTGTTGCAGGAAGGACCAACCTTGAGATAGCGCGGGCCCTGACCATTGCCGAACGGACCGTGGAAACCCACCTGGTGAACATCTATAACAAGCTGAAGGTAGGCAATAAAATCGAGCTAATGAACATGGCGATCAGATTCGGACTGGTTGCGGGGTCGCAGAAAAAAGATACCGCCGTGGATCCCCATCAATGA
- a CDS encoding response regulator has protein sequence MVPEDGSNIYKEPPIGVRKDGSSYTVLVVDDSRTIREMLKQILMSVKFKILDEADNGEVAVIKIKNQNMKPDFIFIDMDMPVMNGIETVKKLRPILPDTRIIMVTSHGEKETVMEIIQSGVNEYIKKPFDRDTVIAKVRGVLKAPLK, from the coding sequence ATGGTGCCAGAAGACGGATCAAACATCTACAAAGAGCCCCCCATCGGGGTGCGGAAAGACGGTTCTTCCTACACGGTCCTGGTCGTCGATGATTCCCGAACAATCAGGGAAATGCTCAAGCAGATACTCATGTCCGTGAAATTCAAGATACTGGACGAGGCAGATAACGGCGAAGTGGCCGTCATTAAGATTAAAAATCAGAATATGAAACCGGATTTTATCTTCATTGATATGGATATGCCGGTCATGAACGGTATTGAAACAGTGAAAAAACTCAGGCCCATTCTTCCCGACACCAGGATCATTATGGTGACCTCTCACGGCGAGAAAGAAACGGTAATGGAAATCATCCAGAGCGGCGTAAACGAGTATATAAAGAAGCCCTTTGACCGGGACACGGTCATCGCCAAGGTCCGCGGCGTCCTTAAAGCCCCTTTGAAGTGA
- a CDS encoding glycosyltransferase, with translation MKIVFVIDSWNGGNGGVVATKRIVDELIARGHQIRVVSTGQHSGPYEFFEVPGYYLPFIRESLEKMNFLFARGKTDVLEKAFDGADVVQVQFPFFAARKAVRVAKKMGIPVTGACHVQPQNIIAAMGKEDPMMEKMFHALFNFCLFKQVDAIHCPSSFAARMLLEHGSSAHFRVISNGIPREYHPRRMSRPYWFADRFVILNIGRHAMEKRQGLLIEGVMRSKYRENIQLILCGKGEDTGKLIESGRRLPVKPLIEYVPQEDKLLYLNTADLYLHSSVVELESLSCLEAIGCGLPCLIGNSPHSAAPQFALDERFLFAMDDADSLAESIDYWYENRDELAALKSQTLDMADNYRMDRCITELEEFFREAAAGNLNACEISGEITAVQNDFYLNRSEEPVGVAGRSGGLI, from the coding sequence ATGAAGATTGTATTTGTGATCGATAGCTGGAACGGCGGCAACGGCGGCGTGGTTGCCACAAAACGAATCGTGGACGAGCTTATCGCCCGGGGCCACCAGATACGGGTTGTCTCCACCGGGCAGCACAGCGGTCCCTACGAGTTTTTCGAGGTGCCCGGATATTACCTGCCGTTCATCAGGGAGTCGCTGGAAAAGATGAATTTTCTTTTCGCCAGGGGAAAGACCGATGTCCTGGAAAAGGCCTTCGATGGGGCCGATGTCGTGCAGGTGCAGTTTCCCTTTTTCGCCGCGCGCAAGGCGGTCAGGGTGGCGAAAAAGATGGGCATCCCCGTCACCGGGGCCTGCCACGTGCAGCCGCAGAACATCATTGCCGCCATGGGCAAGGAAGACCCGATGATGGAAAAGATGTTCCATGCCCTCTTCAACTTCTGTCTCTTCAAGCAGGTGGATGCCATTCATTGCCCGTCGTCCTTCGCTGCGCGCATGCTCCTGGAGCATGGAAGCAGTGCCCATTTCCGGGTCATCTCCAACGGCATCCCCCGGGAATATCACCCGCGCCGGATGTCGCGGCCCTACTGGTTCGCCGACCGGTTCGTGATCCTGAATATCGGGCGCCACGCCATGGAAAAGCGGCAGGGCCTGCTCATCGAGGGCGTCATGAGATCGAAATACAGGGAGAATATCCAGCTGATCCTTTGCGGGAAGGGGGAGGACACGGGAAAGCTCATCGAGAGCGGCAGGAGACTGCCGGTTAAACCTCTCATCGAATACGTGCCGCAGGAGGACAAGCTCCTCTACCTCAATACCGCCGACCTGTACCTCCATTCCTCCGTGGTGGAGCTGGAAAGCCTATCCTGCCTGGAGGCCATCGGCTGCGGCCTTCCCTGCCTGATCGGCAATTCGCCCCACAGCGCCGCGCCGCAATTCGCCCTGGACGAGCGTTTCCTTTTCGCCATGGATGACGCCGATTCCCTGGCGGAAAGCATCGATTACTGGTATGAGAACCGCGATGAACTGGCCGCGCTCAAGAGCCAGACCCTGGATATGGCGGACAACTACCGCATGGACCGCTGCATTACGGAACTGGAGGAGTTTTTCCGGGAGGCCGCTGCGGGCAATCTCAACGCCTGCGAGATTTCCGGCGAAATAACGGCTGTGCAGAACGATTTCTACCTGAACCGTTCCGAAGAGCCTGTCGGCGTGGCAGGCCGCAGCGGGGGGCTGATATGA
- a CDS encoding 1-acyl-sn-glycerol-3-phosphate acyltransferase produces MNMKARPEIPRDKIIQVNNTRKIDFNRPYKFIYMDWWYDLLVAVPFLISYIITIFCAAFWGFRSIGRKNLKILRSRGCITISNHCHYFDTVFANFVVLPKPLHTAVAQRNCEVPIARQLLRIHRAFPIPANGRGLEMIMGPVGEALKRKHHIHFLPEGDLVMLSQTIHRFKPGAFILSCVHQAPIVPMVYIIRRRKFRGREMGPAWIKITQVIGEPMFPPPLNADGSLPREEMERMADRAASWMEDTIDRYHRETKHGRTI; encoded by the coding sequence ATGAACATGAAGGCCAGGCCGGAGATACCCCGGGACAAGATCATCCAGGTCAATAACACCAGGAAGATCGACTTTAACAGGCCATACAAGTTCATTTACATGGACTGGTGGTACGATCTGCTCGTCGCGGTTCCCTTCCTCATCTCATATATCATTACGATATTCTGCGCCGCTTTTTGGGGATTCAGGAGTATCGGGAGGAAAAACCTGAAGATACTGCGTAGCCGGGGCTGCATCACCATATCGAACCATTGCCACTATTTCGATACGGTGTTCGCGAATTTCGTGGTCCTGCCGAAGCCGCTCCATACCGCGGTGGCGCAGAGGAACTGCGAGGTGCCCATAGCACGGCAGCTTCTCAGGATACACCGCGCCTTCCCCATCCCGGCCAACGGCAGGGGCCTTGAGATGATCATGGGCCCTGTCGGAGAGGCGCTGAAGAGAAAGCACCATATCCATTTTCTTCCCGAGGGAGACCTCGTGATGCTGAGCCAGACCATCCACCGCTTCAAGCCGGGTGCCTTCATCCTCTCGTGCGTTCACCAGGCGCCGATCGTGCCGATGGTCTACATCATCAGGCGGAGAAAATTCCGCGGGAGGGAGATGGGTCCGGCATGGATCAAGATCACCCAGGTGATCGGGGAGCCCATGTTTCCGCCGCCCCTTAACGCCGACGGCTCGCTTCCAAGGGAGGAGATGGAGCGGATGGCCGATCGCGCCGCGTCATGGATGGAGGATACCATTGATCGATACCACCGGGAGACAAAACATGGTCGAACAATCTGA
- a CDS encoding ABC transporter ATP-binding protein, which yields MKELIVIDAITKTYRLGDIRVEALKGVSLSIHEEEFTIIVGRNGSGKSTLLYQLGLLDRPDSGGIFFEGREVSRISDRHRRHLRLTYLGYIFQDYALIAELTALENVMVPAMMLMSRADAREKSRKLLDRVGLGARLSHLTRQLSGGEQQKVAIARAMVNDPRVIIADEPTSNLDSVAARDVLDTFEMINNEHGHAIVMVTHEQEETMYAKKLIRLSDGRMQ from the coding sequence ATGAAGGAGCTGATCGTCATTGATGCCATCACCAAGACGTACCGTCTCGGTGACATCAGGGTGGAGGCGCTGAAAGGCGTTTCCCTCAGCATTCATGAAGAGGAGTTCACCATTATCGTGGGACGGAACGGCTCGGGGAAGTCCACCCTGCTTTACCAGCTCGGCCTGCTGGACCGCCCGGACTCGGGCGGGATCTTCTTCGAGGGCCGCGAGGTCAGCCGCATTTCCGACAGGCACCGGCGGCACCTGCGGCTCACCTACCTGGGGTACATTTTCCAGGACTATGCCCTGATAGCGGAACTGACGGCGCTGGAAAACGTGATGGTGCCGGCCATGATGCTGATGAGCAGGGCCGACGCCAGGGAAAAGTCAAGGAAGCTGCTGGACAGGGTAGGCCTGGGAGCGCGGCTGAGCCATCTCACCAGGCAGCTGTCCGGCGGGGAGCAGCAGAAGGTGGCCATCGCCCGGGCCATGGTCAATGATCCCAGGGTCATCATCGCGGATGAGCCCACGTCCAACCTGGATTCAGTCGCGGCCAGGGACGTGCTCGATACCTTCGAGATGATCAACAATGAGCACGGCCATGCCATCGTCATGGTCACCCACGAGCAGGAGGAGACCATGTACGCCAAGAAGCTGATTCGATTATCCGACGGGAGAATGCAATGA
- a CDS encoding ABC transporter permease — MIGEWKLPFFLAARFLRHGSKWTLSLIVLLMAIAFVNLIFVTALFNGIVEAVNNQVIDTNMGHIYLLPPDGSEYFDNMDEVTKKIRSLKNIRGVSPHLYVPGRIMYKNISGSWQIVAVDPEKEKTVTNISRNMIEGAYLDKDDTDSIIIGRQIAGGKNVEMNALSFRGARAGETVTLESGGFRKTFIIKGIFYTRFLDTDRRAFISRKFLDEMMPQMSAVASSAIIRVDKTGEEKKVIQKLRELKIRGKLYSWKEVAGYLDSVTKSFTHINTLLTLVGMLIAAITIFIVIYVDLSSRRQQIGVLRAIGIRPSLIRFTYVLQTLVYSFTGILIGLLVLLVGIAPWMEKHPFEMPIGDAMLVINYNDLFFRAELIIVVAVLSGLIPVFITTKTRILDAIFNR, encoded by the coding sequence ATGATCGGTGAATGGAAATTACCCTTTTTTCTGGCAGCGAGATTCCTGAGGCATGGAAGCAAATGGACGCTTTCACTCATCGTTCTCCTCATGGCCATCGCCTTCGTGAACCTGATCTTCGTGACCGCGCTCTTCAACGGCATCGTTGAAGCGGTCAATAACCAGGTGATAGACACGAACATGGGCCATATCTACCTGTTGCCCCCGGACGGATCGGAGTATTTTGACAACATGGACGAGGTGACCAAAAAGATCAGGAGCCTTAAGAACATACGCGGCGTCAGCCCCCATCTGTATGTTCCCGGAAGGATCATGTACAAGAATATCAGCGGCAGCTGGCAGATCGTGGCCGTCGATCCGGAAAAGGAAAAAACGGTTACCAACATATCGAGGAACATGATCGAAGGGGCATACCTGGATAAGGACGATACCGATTCGATCATCATAGGCCGCCAGATAGCCGGGGGGAAGAACGTGGAAATGAACGCCCTTTCCTTCCGGGGCGCCAGGGCCGGGGAAACGGTCACCCTCGAATCGGGCGGATTCAGAAAAACGTTTATCATCAAAGGGATATTCTACACAAGGTTCCTCGATACCGACAGGCGGGCCTTCATCAGCCGGAAGTTCCTGGATGAGATGATGCCCCAGATGAGCGCCGTGGCTTCAAGCGCGATCATACGCGTCGATAAGACGGGAGAGGAGAAAAAGGTGATCCAGAAGCTTAGGGAATTGAAGATCCGGGGCAAGCTCTACTCGTGGAAGGAAGTCGCGGGGTACCTGGATTCGGTCACCAAAAGCTTCACCCACATCAATACCCTGCTGACCCTGGTCGGCATGCTGATCGCGGCCATCACCATATTCATCGTCATTTACGTGGACCTGTCATCCAGACGCCAGCAGATAGGAGTGCTCCGGGCCATCGGCATCAGGCCCTCCCTTATCCGCTTCACCTATGTCCTGCAGACCCTGGTCTATTCCTTCACGGGCATTCTGATCGGGCTGCTGGTCCTGCTCGTCGGCATAGCGCCCTGGATGGAGAAGCACCCCTTTGAGATGCCCATCGGCGACGCCATGCTGGTGATCAACTACAATGACCTGTTTTTCAGGGCGGAGCTGATCATCGTCGTGGCCGTGCTGTCCGGATTGATCCCGGTCTTTATCACAACCAAGACAAGGATACTTGACGCGATATTCAACAGGTGA
- a CDS encoding TetR/AcrR family transcriptional regulator, with protein sequence MKRKNNPPKEDVKKEIIIKSREIISKMGYKKSSTEEIARSLNKTKGALYHYFENREEIIKEVLKYEGQLVKEAVSKALVNEKEPDKQLHSFFLIRARQVYELWSFYQSVIAEYFNRYSFIMSTLSEYTTEEQTILEGILREGNKKKVFNVKNVRLTSRSLIKAMRGYDFFMFQGVRFEDIEDEISETLRIIIKGLA encoded by the coding sequence ATGAAACGGAAGAACAACCCGCCGAAAGAGGACGTTAAAAAAGAGATCATCATCAAGTCCCGTGAGATCATCTCCAAGATGGGATACAAGAAATCGAGCACCGAAGAGATCGCCAGGTCCCTGAATAAGACCAAGGGCGCCCTGTATCACTATTTCGAGAACAGGGAGGAGATCATCAAGGAAGTCCTGAAGTACGAGGGCCAGCTGGTAAAGGAGGCCGTCAGCAAGGCCCTGGTCAATGAAAAGGAGCCGGATAAGCAGCTTCATAGTTTTTTCCTCATACGGGCGCGGCAGGTGTACGAGCTCTGGTCGTTTTATCAATCGGTGATCGCCGAATATTTCAACAGGTATTCCTTCATCATGAGCACCCTGAGCGAATATACCACTGAGGAACAGACGATCCTGGAGGGCATCCTCAGGGAAGGAAACAAAAAGAAGGTGTTCAATGTGAAGAATGTCAGGCTCACGTCACGTTCGCTCATAAAGGCAATGAGGGGATATGATTTCTTCATGTTCCAGGGCGTGCGTTTCGAGGATATCGAGGATGAAATATCCGAAACATTGAGGATAATAATCAAGGGCCTGGCCTGA